One window of the Actinomyces wuliandei genome contains the following:
- the der gene encoding bifunctional cytidylate kinase/GTPase Der yields MGIVVAVDGPSGSGKSSVSRAVAARLGLAYLDTGAMYRAAAWWCQQQGADLSDSAAAARTVATMPLEVGLDPDAPRVLCDGTDITQEIREPRISQVVSQVATNLGVRAALAGLQREIIAAERAGLGSSFSGGAGVVAEGRDITTVIAPEAEVRLLLTASEEDRLARRAGDLEAAGRKVDEPDLRDQVVRRDRDDATVSQFLTAAEGVTLVDTSGLTLDESVTRVLDLVEQAVSEAAAPQVARHSQETARARAMREDLEGYDLSEEDRALLDSGERASTEDQVEPGLPVLAVIGRPNVGKSTLVNRVLGRRVAVVQDTPGVTRDRVSYPAEWAGRRFTIVDTGGWEVDVAGLEAAVATQAEVAVQMADAVLLVVDARVGITETDARVVTMLRRSGKPVVLVANKVDSSAQEGDAAALWGLGLGEPYPVSALHGRGAGEVLDAAVAVLPEVSAVAAAQPEEGLHRIALVGRPNVGKSSLLNAIAGSQRVVVNEVAGTTRDPVDEVIELDGRAWVLVDTAGIRRRVRQARGADYYAVLRTQGAIEKAEVAVVLLDASEPVTEQDVRVIQQVVDAGRALVLVNNKWDLVDQDRQKALRWETERDLAHVSWAPHINLAARTGWHTNRLVRALDTALEGWTTRVPTGRLNGFLGQLQSATPHPVRGGRQPRILFATQAQVAPPRIVIFTTGFLDAGYRRFIERRLREEFGFAGSPIQMSVRVRERRRR; encoded by the coding sequence ATGGGAATTGTCGTGGCCGTTGACGGGCCGAGCGGGTCAGGGAAGTCCTCAGTCTCCAGGGCGGTGGCTGCACGGCTAGGACTGGCCTACCTGGACACCGGTGCCATGTACCGGGCGGCCGCGTGGTGGTGCCAGCAGCAGGGCGCTGATCTTTCTGACAGCGCAGCGGCTGCCCGCACGGTGGCAACGATGCCGCTGGAGGTGGGGCTCGACCCGGATGCTCCCCGAGTGTTGTGCGATGGGACTGACATCACCCAGGAGATCCGCGAGCCTCGCATCTCCCAGGTGGTCTCCCAGGTGGCGACCAACCTGGGGGTCCGTGCGGCGCTAGCCGGGCTCCAGCGTGAGATCATCGCTGCGGAGCGGGCAGGGCTCGGCTCCTCCTTCTCCGGCGGGGCGGGAGTCGTGGCCGAGGGTCGCGACATCACCACGGTGATCGCCCCCGAGGCCGAGGTGCGCCTGCTGCTGACCGCCTCCGAGGAGGATCGCCTGGCCCGTCGCGCAGGCGACCTGGAGGCGGCGGGAAGGAAGGTCGATGAACCCGACCTGCGTGACCAGGTGGTACGCCGCGACCGCGACGACGCCACCGTGTCCCAGTTCCTCACCGCTGCCGAGGGGGTCACCCTGGTGGACACCTCCGGGCTCACCCTGGATGAGTCGGTCACCCGGGTCCTTGACCTGGTCGAGCAGGCGGTGAGCGAGGCAGCAGCGCCCCAGGTGGCTCGGCACTCCCAGGAGACCGCCCGTGCCCGGGCCATGCGCGAGGACCTGGAGGGCTACGATCTCAGCGAGGAAGACCGTGCTCTTCTCGACAGCGGGGAGAGGGCCTCCACGGAGGACCAGGTCGAGCCCGGCCTGCCGGTCCTAGCGGTTATCGGGCGCCCCAACGTGGGCAAGTCCACCCTGGTGAACCGGGTCCTGGGCCGCCGCGTCGCCGTCGTCCAGGACACCCCGGGAGTCACCCGTGACCGGGTGTCCTACCCGGCGGAGTGGGCTGGACGCCGCTTTACTATCGTGGACACCGGCGGCTGGGAGGTGGACGTGGCAGGTCTGGAGGCCGCCGTGGCCACGCAGGCGGAGGTGGCGGTGCAGATGGCAGATGCCGTCCTGCTCGTCGTGGACGCCCGAGTAGGGATTACTGAGACCGACGCCAGGGTGGTCACCATGCTGCGTCGCAGCGGCAAGCCGGTCGTCCTGGTCGCAAACAAGGTTGACTCCTCCGCCCAGGAGGGTGACGCCGCCGCGCTGTGGGGGCTGGGACTGGGTGAGCCCTACCCGGTCTCCGCGCTGCACGGGCGCGGTGCGGGCGAGGTACTGGACGCGGCTGTGGCCGTCCTGCCGGAGGTCTCCGCCGTCGCTGCGGCCCAGCCTGAGGAGGGGCTGCACCGTATCGCCCTGGTGGGACGGCCCAATGTAGGCAAGTCCTCCCTGCTCAACGCTATCGCAGGCTCCCAGAGAGTCGTGGTCAACGAGGTTGCGGGCACTACCCGTGACCCGGTGGACGAGGTCATTGAGCTGGACGGGCGGGCCTGGGTCCTGGTGGACACCGCCGGGATCCGGCGACGGGTGCGCCAGGCTCGGGGAGCGGACTATTACGCCGTCCTGCGCACCCAGGGAGCCATCGAGAAGGCGGAGGTGGCCGTGGTGCTCCTGGACGCCTCCGAGCCGGTCACCGAGCAGGACGTGCGCGTCATCCAGCAGGTGGTGGACGCCGGTCGTGCGCTGGTCCTGGTCAACAACAAGTGGGACCTGGTGGACCAGGACCGCCAGAAGGCCCTGCGCTGGGAGACGGAGCGTGACCTGGCCCATGTCTCCTGGGCTCCTCACATCAACCTGGCCGCGCGTACCGGGTGGCACACCAACCGTCTGGTGCGGGCACTCGATACCGCGCTGGAAGGATGGACCACCCGGGTGCCCACAGGTAGGCTCAACGGGTTCTTGGGCCAGCTGCAGTCAGCCACGCCCCACCCGGTGCGCGGTGGCAGGCAGCCGCGCATCCTCTTCGCCACCCAGGCCCAGGTGGCGCCGCCGCGGATCGTCATCTTCACTACCGGGTTCCTTGACGCCGGCTACCGACGGTTCATCGAGCGCCGCCTGCGCGAGGAGTTCGGATTCGCTGGCTCACCCATCCAGATGAGTGTGCGGGTGCGGGAGAGGCGCAGGAGGTGA
- a CDS encoding type II toxin-antitoxin system RelE family toxin — MACSVVLSPAATRQIRRLDAVARRRVQAAIDLLAEEPRPRGARKITGGDGELRVRTGHYRIVYEVDDGVLTVLVIAVGHRRDIYRSRS, encoded by the coding sequence ATGGCCTGCTCCGTCGTCCTCTCACCCGCCGCCACCCGCCAGATACGCAGGCTTGACGCTGTGGCACGCCGTCGTGTCCAGGCCGCCATCGACCTCCTCGCTGAGGAACCTCGCCCACGCGGGGCCAGAAAGATCACCGGTGGTGACGGGGAGCTGCGGGTGCGCACAGGTCACTACCGCATCGTCTACGAGGTCGACGACGGCGTCCTGACCGTCCTGGTAATCGCCGTCGGCCATCGCCGTGACATCTATCGGTCCCGCTCGTAG
- the pgi gene encoding glucose-6-phosphate isomerase has protein sequence MPTTQTPVDPTTTPAWQRLAGLHDALTPDLRTWFAEDPGRAERLSYQLGDLYVDLSKNLVTEEVLAALVELAEQVDVPGRRDAMYAGEHINVTEDRAVLHTALRRPATDTLVVDGRDVVADVHEVLERIYAFARRVRSGEWTGATGRPITTVVNIGIGGSDLGPVMVYEALKPYVQPGLECRFISNIDPADCAEKVADLDPETTLFIIASKTFTTLETLTNARMVRDWFLGALQDRGIDTEGAVARHFVAVSTALDKVADFGINPDNAFGFWSWVGGRYSVDSAVGTVLAVAVGPERFAELLSGFRAVDEHFATRAPADNVPMLMGLLNVWYVNFFKAASHAVLPYAQYLHRFPAYLQQLAMESNGKSVQWDGTPVTTGTGEIFWGEPGTNGQHAFYQLIHQGTQLIPADFIAAANPAHPTKDGEVDVHELFLSNYLAQTAALAFGKTAEEVRAEGTPEEIVPARTFPGNRPTTSILAPALTPSVVGQLIALYEHITFTQGVVWGIDSFDQWGVELGKKLALEIAPAVQGDAAALEAQDASTRGLIARYRDLRR, from the coding sequence ATGCCGACAACGCAGACACCTGTTGACCCCACCACCACACCCGCCTGGCAGCGCCTGGCCGGGCTCCACGACGCCCTCACCCCCGACCTGCGCACCTGGTTCGCTGAGGACCCGGGGCGTGCCGAGCGCCTCTCCTACCAGCTCGGTGACCTCTACGTGGACCTGTCCAAGAACCTGGTCACCGAGGAGGTCCTGGCGGCACTGGTCGAGCTGGCCGAGCAGGTGGACGTTCCCGGGCGCCGCGACGCCATGTACGCCGGGGAGCACATCAACGTCACCGAGGACCGCGCCGTCCTGCACACCGCCCTGCGCAGGCCTGCCACCGACACCCTGGTGGTGGACGGCCGCGACGTTGTCGCTGACGTCCACGAGGTCCTGGAGAGGATCTACGCGTTCGCCCGGCGTGTGCGCTCGGGGGAGTGGACGGGCGCGACCGGCAGACCGATCACCACGGTGGTCAATATCGGTATCGGCGGCTCCGACCTGGGGCCGGTCATGGTCTACGAGGCTCTCAAACCCTACGTCCAGCCGGGCCTGGAGTGCCGGTTCATCTCCAACATAGACCCGGCCGACTGTGCGGAGAAGGTCGCCGACCTCGATCCGGAGACCACGCTGTTTATCATCGCCTCCAAGACCTTTACCACCCTGGAGACCCTGACCAACGCCCGTATGGTCCGCGACTGGTTCCTCGGCGCGCTCCAGGACAGGGGGATCGACACCGAGGGCGCGGTCGCCAGGCACTTCGTGGCCGTGTCCACCGCCCTGGACAAGGTGGCCGACTTCGGTATCAATCCGGACAACGCCTTTGGGTTCTGGAGCTGGGTAGGCGGTCGCTACTCCGTGGACTCCGCCGTGGGCACGGTGCTGGCGGTGGCGGTCGGCCCGGAGCGCTTTGCCGAGCTGCTCAGCGGGTTCCGCGCCGTGGACGAGCACTTTGCCACCAGAGCGCCGGCTGACAACGTCCCCATGCTCATGGGGCTGCTGAACGTCTGGTACGTCAACTTCTTCAAGGCCGCCTCCCACGCCGTGCTGCCTTACGCCCAGTACCTGCACCGCTTCCCCGCCTACCTCCAGCAGCTGGCCATGGAGTCCAACGGCAAGTCCGTACAGTGGGACGGCACCCCGGTGACTACCGGTACCGGGGAGATCTTCTGGGGGGAGCCGGGTACCAACGGCCAGCACGCCTTCTACCAGCTCATCCACCAGGGCACCCAGCTCATCCCCGCCGACTTCATTGCTGCGGCCAACCCCGCCCACCCCACTAAGGACGGGGAGGTGGACGTCCACGAGCTGTTCCTGTCCAACTACCTGGCCCAGACCGCGGCCCTGGCCTTCGGCAAGACCGCGGAGGAGGTGCGTGCCGAGGGCACGCCCGAGGAGATTGTCCCCGCCCGGACTTTCCCCGGTAACAGGCCAACGACGTCGATCCTGGCACCCGCGCTGACACCCTCCGTGGTCGGCCAGCTCATCGCCCTGTACGAGCACATCACCTTCACCCAGGGGGTCGTGTGGGGGATCGACTCCTTCGACCAGTGGGGCGTGGAGCTGGGCAAGAAGCTCGCGCTGGAGATCGCTCCCGCCGTCCAGGGGGACGCCGCCGCGCTGGAGGCCCAGGACGCCTCTACCCGTGGCCTCATTGCCCGCTACCGGGACCTGCGCCGCTGA
- a CDS encoding SUMF1/EgtB/PvdO family nonheme iron enzyme: MMRDARTSSARTVVVEPFSLTTPVTLAHYGEVGDVAWTVKDGLDCPAPVATKRLNAFGLHDMLGKVWE; encoded by the coding sequence ATGATGCGCGACGCCCGAACGTCCTCGGCGCGGACCGTGGTGGTGGAGCCGTTCAGCCTCACGACACCTGTGACACTGGCGCATTACGGCGAGGTCGGGGACGTTGCATGGACGGTGAAGGACGGACTCGACTGCCCTGCGCCTGTTGCGACCAAGCGGCTCAACGCGTTCGGACTGCACGACATGCTGGGGAAGGTGTGGGAGTAG
- a CDS encoding type II toxin-antitoxin system Phd/YefM family antitoxin, whose translation MPEMTVTSARSRLAEVVDTARVGHSPVYLTRRGLRVAAVIDADDLGQLIEAAEDLADIRAAREAREEMAASPPVPWEEVKADLGLSQADGLTGSH comes from the coding sequence ATGCCCGAGATGACTGTGACCAGCGCCCGCAGCAGGCTGGCGGAGGTTGTTGACACTGCCCGCGTCGGCCACTCCCCCGTCTACCTGACCCGCCGCGGTCTGCGGGTGGCCGCAGTCATTGACGCTGATGACCTCGGCCAGCTGATCGAGGCGGCTGAGGACCTGGCTGATATCAGGGCAGCCCGTGAGGCACGCGAGGAGATGGCAGCCTCTCCACCCGTCCCCTGGGAGGAGGTCAAGGCAGACCTGGGCCTGAGCCAGGCGGACGGCCTGACAGGATCACACTGA
- a CDS encoding rhodanese-like domain-containing protein, whose translation MREISAAELRRRLDAGENLIVLDVREPDEVTKAAINGAVSIPLGEVVERRDALDSSRTTAVICAGGVRSARAIEALTEVGYEGELLNVTGGMRAWLEQQAG comes from the coding sequence GTGAGGGAGATCAGCGCTGCCGAGCTGCGCAGGCGCCTGGACGCGGGGGAGAACCTCATCGTCCTTGATGTGCGAGAGCCGGACGAGGTCACTAAGGCCGCTATCAACGGCGCGGTGAGCATCCCGCTGGGTGAGGTCGTGGAGCGCAGGGACGCCCTTGACTCCTCCCGGACCACTGCCGTCATCTGTGCCGGGGGAGTGCGCTCCGCCCGGGCGATCGAGGCTCTGACAGAGGTTGGCTATGAGGGCGAGCTCCTTAACGTTACCGGTGGGATGAGGGCCTGGTTGGAGCAGCAGGCTGGATGA
- a CDS encoding YdcF family protein, giving the protein MSVSGPHVRQAAGGTVLVALAVVTAAELVHRSASQWYLGLDPAHEENAREVVVVLGHADTGMTAGHVNRRRAAYALRSQAGAHSLLVASGGSVAGPVAEAELLARHARTLGYAGGLVTETRSRSTWENIRNVVPVLEEAQRIVIVSDAVHAAKARRFLHMQRPDLAARLARAKDYRPGEDLLLKVATALLGTADLLSTYLAPRLVTSPAWVRRRLRRRRPAGDRNPRGG; this is encoded by the coding sequence GTGAGCGTCTCAGGTCCGCACGTCCGCCAGGCAGCGGGAGGCACCGTGCTCGTAGCCCTGGCCGTGGTCACTGCTGCCGAACTCGTCCACCGCAGCGCCTCACAGTGGTACCTGGGCCTGGACCCGGCACACGAGGAAAATGCCCGCGAGGTCGTCGTCGTCCTGGGCCACGCGGACACTGGTATGACAGCAGGCCACGTCAACCGTCGTCGTGCCGCCTACGCCCTACGCTCCCAGGCAGGAGCACACTCGCTGCTGGTCGCCAGCGGCGGTAGCGTGGCCGGGCCCGTTGCAGAGGCGGAGCTGCTGGCCAGGCACGCTCGCACACTGGGCTACGCTGGGGGGCTCGTCACCGAGACGCGCAGCAGGTCCACGTGGGAGAACATCCGCAACGTCGTCCCGGTTCTGGAGGAGGCCCAGCGCATCGTCATTGTCTCCGACGCCGTCCACGCGGCCAAGGCCCGGCGATTCCTGCACATGCAGCGGCCTGACCTGGCGGCCCGACTGGCCCGAGCCAAGGACTACCGTCCCGGGGAGGACCTGCTCCTCAAGGTGGCGACCGCACTACTGGGGACGGCTGACCTCCTGAGCACCTACCTGGCACCCAGGCTGGTGACCAGCCCAGCTTGGGTACGTAGGCGCCTCCGCCGTAGAAGGCCAGCAGGGGACCGCAATCCAAGAGGGGGATAA